In Sphingobacterium zeae, one genomic interval encodes:
- a CDS encoding PLDc N-terminal domain-containing protein: MKNLEHQTKQAFLFSLAFYSVAMLARIFNLGIFPILGSLSILLSLLWVILVLREIMLSRTISNTERMVMALAIVLLNIVGGAFYFFGGWRERVLGVIKK; the protein is encoded by the coding sequence ATGAAGAATTTAGAGCATCAGACTAAACAAGCTTTCCTGTTTAGTCTTGCTTTTTACAGCGTTGCTATGTTGGCGCGAATATTTAACCTTGGTATTTTCCCTATACTAGGGAGCCTTTCGATCTTATTATCGCTGTTATGGGTAATTTTGGTTTTACGGGAAATCATGCTTTCAAGAACGATCTCCAATACTGAACGGATGGTTATGGCTTTGGCAATTGTTTTATTGAATATTGTTGGTGGAGCATTCTATTTCTTTGGTGGATGGAGAGAACGGGTATTAGGCGTAATAAAAAAATAA
- a CDS encoding SPOR domain-containing protein, protein MLKRGLIFVHVLVLFSVVQANAQEKGGVIVTKDTLITQLQNFRAAMGINPVESKATVVPSKPIVRSAASRVKVRGFRVQIFAGSSRNQAFSEQTRFRNMYKDIDTYITYDEPNYRVKVGDFRSRSEANAFMRELRQYFSNVFVFSENVFVYQ, encoded by the coding sequence ATGCTGAAGAGAGGATTGATTTTCGTACATGTACTTGTGTTGTTTTCTGTTGTTCAAGCGAACGCGCAGGAAAAAGGTGGAGTAATTGTAACCAAAGATACGTTGATTACACAGCTTCAAAATTTCAGGGCAGCTATGGGAATCAATCCTGTCGAAAGCAAAGCGACAGTAGTACCTTCTAAGCCCATTGTCCGATCTGCGGCATCGCGGGTCAAAGTAAGAGGCTTCCGTGTCCAGATATTTGCTGGATCGAGCAGAAATCAAGCGTTTTCGGAACAGACACGTTTCCGAAACATGTATAAAGATATTGATACTTATATCACCTATGATGAACCCAATTATCGCGTCAAGGTAGGAGATTTTAGAAGTCGATCGGAGGCAAATGCCTTCATGCGCGAGTTACGTCAATATTTTAGCAATGTCTTTGTATTTTCGGAGAACGTTTTTGTCTATCAATAA
- a CDS encoding M20/M25/M40 family metallo-hydrolase, with protein sequence MNSIPKIIFSLSLLAISAITYGQQVISNQERQDVSRILTTLAADGMRGRSALAKDIEKAADFIAGEMKRIGLTPYAEQSYRQSFELDKISPLSKSATVNNQIIPVDHIISLGQQVDLEWDNKSAITIVKIKSGDDFSKVFREHSLSKENTLVLVDPSFENYFVRFGQMLNAPKFIEEPTVQKPSIVYLLTKEIPTTYKIQIKKALQKFPLFNVAGIIPGKSKPNEYVIFSGHYDHIGILPAVGQDSIANGADDDASGVTAMLTLADYYKKQNKNERTLIFVAFTAEELGMYGSKYFSNHIDADQVVAMINMEMIGKDSKFGPNTVYITGYDQSNLGQLMQENLKNTTFKFYPDPYTKQNLFYRSDNAVLAAKGVPAHSFSTSQMDKDEYYHTVNDEVSTLNVQNIISSIEAIAIGASGIVEGRQTPSRVEKLKD encoded by the coding sequence ATGAATTCAATACCTAAAATTATTTTCTCCTTATCTTTGCTGGCAATTTCGGCAATTACCTATGGACAACAGGTTATTTCCAACCAGGAACGCCAAGATGTTAGCCGTATACTCACTACCTTGGCTGCTGACGGTATGCGTGGTAGGTCTGCGCTCGCCAAAGACATTGAAAAAGCAGCAGATTTTATTGCCGGCGAGATGAAAAGAATAGGTCTCACACCCTATGCGGAGCAAAGCTATAGACAATCTTTTGAACTAGATAAAATCTCTCCGTTGAGCAAATCTGCAACGGTAAATAACCAGATTATTCCTGTAGATCACATTATTTCACTTGGCCAACAGGTGGATTTGGAATGGGATAATAAAAGCGCTATAACTATTGTGAAAATAAAATCAGGTGATGATTTTTCGAAAGTATTTAGAGAACATTCTTTGTCCAAAGAAAATACACTTGTATTGGTGGATCCCTCTTTTGAAAACTATTTTGTCCGTTTTGGTCAAATGCTTAACGCTCCTAAATTTATCGAAGAGCCTACTGTACAGAAACCTTCAATTGTCTATCTCCTGACAAAGGAAATCCCGACAACTTATAAAATTCAGATTAAAAAGGCCCTTCAAAAATTTCCATTGTTTAATGTGGCGGGCATTATTCCTGGAAAAAGTAAGCCTAACGAATATGTCATCTTTTCGGGACATTACGACCATATAGGTATTCTTCCGGCTGTTGGCCAAGATTCCATTGCCAATGGAGCAGATGATGATGCCTCGGGCGTGACAGCAATGCTGACCCTCGCAGATTATTACAAAAAACAGAATAAGAATGAAAGAACGCTTATTTTCGTTGCCTTTACAGCAGAAGAACTGGGTATGTACGGCTCAAAATATTTTTCCAACCATATTGATGCCGATCAAGTAGTTGCCATGATCAATATGGAAATGATTGGAAAAGATTCAAAATTCGGCCCTAATACCGTGTACATTACCGGATACGATCAATCCAATCTGGGCCAATTGATGCAGGAGAATCTGAAAAATACGACCTTCAAATTCTACCCCGATCCTTATACTAAACAGAATCTGTTTTACCGAAGTGACAATGCAGTGCTTGCGGCCAAGGGGGTCCCGGCACATTCGTTCTCAACCTCCCAAATGGACAAGGATGAATACTATCACACCGTAAATGATGAAGTATCTACGCTAAACGTTCAAAATATCATCTCCAGTATAGAGGCTATCGCGATAGGTGCCTCAGGAATTGTAGAAGGCAGGCAAACACCTTCCCGCGTCGAAAAACTAAAAGATTAA
- a CDS encoding GNAT family N-acetyltransferase: MITIELAEQSDIRSISNMAYIIWPLTYAEVLSQDQIDFMLEKNYTVEGLAESMVNGQFFYVLKEDGIGQGFIALKTLEDRVRIEKLYLMPGVQGKGFGKTLIEFASEKTVLKGRGILELNVNRNNPAYHFYLKQGFKVVQTVDIPYYDYVLNDYVMQKEVKATAVS, translated from the coding sequence ATGATAACAATCGAACTGGCGGAGCAAAGCGATATCAGAAGCATTTCCAATATGGCTTATATCATTTGGCCGCTTACTTATGCTGAAGTACTTTCGCAAGATCAAATCGACTTTATGCTGGAAAAAAATTATACAGTGGAAGGACTTGCGGAAAGTATGGTCAATGGTCAGTTTTTTTATGTATTGAAGGAAGATGGTATCGGGCAAGGATTTATCGCATTGAAGACGCTCGAAGACCGCGTACGTATCGAAAAACTCTACTTGATGCCTGGTGTACAGGGTAAAGGGTTCGGAAAAACACTGATAGAGTTCGCTTCAGAAAAAACAGTTTTAAAAGGAAGAGGTATTCTTGAACTGAATGTAAACAGGAATAACCCTGCTTATCATTTTTATCTGAAGCAGGGCTTTAAAGTAGTTCAAACCGTTGATATTCCTTATTATGACTATGTACTGAACGACTATGTCATGCAAAAGGAAGTCAAAGCGACTGCTGTTTCTTAA
- a CDS encoding M20 metallopeptidase family protein, translated as MASTKEKVLALAHQYFEDTVSNRRHLHQNPELSFEEYNTSAFVKSQLDQLGIPYETKADTGIVALITGNLSSNEVIALRADMDALPIQEVEGRSYASKNPGVMHACGHDVHTSSLLGTAKILHSLKAEFGGNIKLIFQPGEERLPGGASLMIKEGALQDPAPSAIIGQHVMPFIEVGKVGFREGKYMASCDELFMTVKGRGGHGAHPHQNIDPIVITAQIITALQQVASRFADPRTPTVLSFGKIMANGATNIIPDQVYLEGTFRTFDEKWRAEAHERMVKIAVGIAESMGATCEFEVRKGYPFLINEPELTKSARAFAEEYLGKESVVDLDLWPAAEDFSYYSQEIDACFYRLGTGNAARGISSAVHTPTFDVDEASLEISTGLMAYITLRRLGY; from the coding sequence ATGGCAAGTACGAAAGAAAAAGTCCTGGCCCTAGCTCATCAATATTTTGAAGATACGGTTTCCAATCGTAGACATCTTCATCAGAATCCTGAACTTTCCTTTGAAGAATACAATACCTCGGCCTTTGTAAAATCGCAGCTGGATCAATTGGGAATTCCCTATGAGACTAAAGCAGATACGGGGATTGTCGCTTTAATCACGGGTAACCTATCTTCCAATGAAGTAATTGCATTGCGTGCAGATATGGATGCTTTACCCATTCAAGAAGTGGAGGGTCGTTCATATGCATCCAAAAACCCAGGAGTAATGCATGCCTGTGGCCATGATGTACATACATCTTCTCTTTTGGGGACAGCTAAAATATTGCATAGCCTAAAAGCTGAATTTGGAGGAAACATCAAATTGATCTTCCAACCCGGCGAGGAGCGCCTACCAGGCGGTGCCTCTTTGATGATAAAAGAAGGGGCGTTACAAGATCCTGCTCCATCGGCAATTATAGGACAGCATGTAATGCCTTTTATTGAAGTGGGAAAAGTTGGATTCCGTGAAGGTAAATATATGGCTTCATGCGACGAACTATTTATGACTGTAAAAGGAAGAGGCGGACACGGAGCTCACCCACATCAGAATATCGATCCCATTGTGATCACAGCTCAGATTATTACCGCTTTGCAACAGGTAGCCAGTCGCTTTGCAGACCCGCGTACACCAACGGTATTATCTTTTGGAAAGATAATGGCTAATGGGGCTACAAATATTATCCCCGATCAGGTTTATTTGGAAGGTACATTTCGCACATTTGACGAGAAATGGCGGGCTGAAGCCCACGAAAGAATGGTGAAAATTGCTGTTGGAATCGCCGAAAGCATGGGGGCGACCTGTGAATTTGAAGTTCGTAAAGGATATCCCTTTCTAATCAATGAGCCTGAACTCACTAAAAGTGCGCGTGCTTTTGCAGAGGAATATCTTGGAAAAGAAAGCGTTGTTGACTTGGATCTGTGGCCTGCGGCGGAAGATTTTTCGTATTATTCGCAGGAAATCGACGCTTGTTTTTATCGTTTGGGTACAGGTAATGCGGCACGAGGGATATCTTCTGCTGTACATACGCCCACATTTGACGTGGATGAGGCTTCTTTGGAGATTAGCACGGGATTAATGGCTTACATCACCTTGCGTAGGCTCGGATATTAA
- a CDS encoding rhodanese-like domain-containing protein — MKEVSVEELKNKIDNNEDFQLIDVREPFEYEVSNLNGLNIPLSGILIEADKIAKDKPVIVQCRSGKRSAQAIMLLEQQGFDNLANLKGGILAWKEEIDPELDVY; from the coding sequence ATGAAAGAAGTATCTGTAGAAGAATTAAAGAATAAAATCGATAACAACGAGGATTTTCAATTGATTGATGTTCGCGAACCGTTTGAATATGAAGTATCAAATCTCAATGGATTGAATATACCCCTTTCGGGCATATTGATCGAGGCGGATAAGATCGCAAAGGATAAGCCAGTTATCGTACAATGCCGTTCAGGAAAACGTTCTGCGCAGGCAATCATGTTATTGGAGCAACAGGGTTTTGACAACCTGGCAAATCTAAAAGGCGGTATACTGGCTTGGAAAGAAGAGATCGATCCCGAGTTAGACGTTTATTAA